TGTGGAGTGCAGTCCATGCAGTTGTCAGAGCATGTGGTCGCGTACCTGCGGCGCCTTACTTGTTCGCATCCTGGCTCTCGGGTACAGTTCCGGCTGCCCGATGCCAGTGATTTCTACGTGTTGTTATCGTCGGCGGAAGCGGGTGCGGCATCCCATCCGGGAGAGGCTTGTCAGCCGACCCTGGTGCTGGAACTGGCAAAGGCCACGTTGAGTGCTATTCTGGAAGGCCGATTAAGTGCGCGCCACGCCTTCCTGCTCGGCGATATACACTACAGCGGTGATCGCGAGCTGGCGGCCGCGCTGGCCGATCTGTTTCCGGCCCGCGACCGCAGCGCGTGACGCGACAACTGCATTGATCCGGTATCCGCGCCGAAATTCCGGCGGCGCGTGGAATCGCAGATTTACCGGAACACGGCCAGACCAATTCGAACAACCGCAGCCGTGAATTACAAAAAATAATTATTTGTCCGCAGGCCGAGCCACAGCATTGGT
This region of Microbulbifer sp. SAOS-129_SWC genomic DNA includes:
- a CDS encoding SCP2 sterol-binding domain-containing protein, which encodes MQLSEHVVAYLRRLTCSHPGSRVQFRLPDASDFYVLLSSAEAGAASHPGEACQPTLVLELAKATLSAILEGRLSARHAFLLGDIHYSGDRELAAALADLFPARDRSA